TGGTCGGCGGGGTAGCCGTATACGTCTATTCCCGCACGTTCGCCTCTCAAGTGCCGGTCTGGCCGGTGCCGAATGCGATCACGGTGGCGCTTCCGAAGATGGCGCTGATTCTAATCGGGGGAAGTGGGCGGAGCCCCGGCGCGGCACTGCGATGGTGCGCCGCCGGCTTCGCAACTGCCGTCGTGGCTTCAAGCCTGGCGATCCTCCACGCGGGCTATCGCTTCACCTTCGACGTACCCGGCGTACTCACCTTCGTCTTGACGACCGGCGCGCTTCTACTCACCTGGAGAGGTCACCGCAACGATTCCATGTCGGTGCAGCGTCTCAACCGCGCGGCCCGGGTGGAACTCGAGTCCACCCTGCAACACCGAGTCGCCGTTCGCAACGCGGCTCTCATTCATGACACAGTGCTAAACCAGCTGGCCGTGCTGGCGACGTCGGCGACCGGGACGCTGCACGACTCGCTGCGTAGTGCTATCCGGATCGACCTGGAGAAGGTCGTGCAGCAGCCGGCCCCAGTGCCGGGCACCCAGCCCAATCCGCCGCACGCCTCGCCTTTGCATGCGGCGGTTCTCGATGCCACGACTCGAGGGCTCGAGGTCAGCACGACCGGCCGTCTCTCGGACGTGCTACTTCTCGACACGGCCCGTTCTACCGCCGTAGGTCTCGCAGTTCGACAGTGCCTTCAGAACGTGGAGGAGCATTCAGGCGTGCTCGCCGTTGAAGTGGTGGTGCTCCCATCCAACGGCGAACTGATGGTGATGATCAGCGATGGAGGTACGGGTTTCGATGCTGACAGCATTCCCGCCGACCGGCTCGGTCTGCGGAACTCCGTCACGGCCCGGATCGGCGCCGTCGGAGGCACT
This is a stretch of genomic DNA from Cryobacterium soli. It encodes these proteins:
- a CDS encoding sensor histidine kinase; protein product: MIATTSPEKCREIDNGLTLASRAATAVVLGGAVLMAAIFQIDDAEARFWPAIVAPLVMATALAIQARWPGTPSTVLYLLVGGVAVYVYSRTFASQVPVWPVPNAITVALPKMALILIGGSGRSPGAALRWCAAGFATAVVASSLAILHAGYRFTFDVPGVLTFVLTTGALLLTWRGHRNDSMSVQRLNRAARVELESTLQHRVAVRNAALIHDTVLNQLAVLATSATGTLHDSLRSAIRIDLEKVVQQPAPVPGTQPNPPHASPLHAAVLDATTRGLEVSTTGRLSDVLLLDTARSTAVGLAVRQCLQNVEEHSGVLAVEVVVLPSNGELMVMISDGGTGFDADSIPADRLGLRNSVTARIGAVGGTAAIWSAPGIGTSVVLRVPLTHAVNSTGVST